In Zingiber officinale cultivar Zhangliang chromosome 11B, Zo_v1.1, whole genome shotgun sequence, a single window of DNA contains:
- the LOC122034800 gene encoding metalloendoproteinase 2-MMP-like yields the protein MTSSAPFLLFLAGFLLVPASAVFPAASTFIANPWLPFKNLSGCRHGQDWPGLAALKGYLRHFGYLPRSNFTDAFDDELQVAIRNYQRNFGLSVTGELDAATVSQIITPRCGVGDFINGSSTINGSAHGRHLYSYFPGLPQWPFWRRDLRYAITAASDVSIDRSVLSEVLARAFARWASVTTLTFSETDSEAAADIQVGFYLGSHGDGEPFDGRLGTLAHAFSPTDGRLHFDAAEAWVARGDVAKARSDAAVDLESVAVHEIGHLLGLGHSTAAEAIMYPSLRTRTRKVELASDDVEAIQNLYGSNPNYQGGAGSTPESIPERNGPDGGRRRWLTILPILAVGLWWE from the coding sequence ATGACTTCCTCAGCccccttcctcctcttcctcgccGGATTCCTCCTCGTGCCGGCTTCTGCCGTCTTCCCGGCTGCCTCCACCTTCATTGCCAACCCCTGGCTCCCCTTCAAAAACCTCTCCGGCTGCCGTCACGGCCAAGACTGGCCCGGCCTCGCCGCCCTCAAGGGCTATCTCCGGCACTTCGGCTACCTCCCCCGGTCCAACTTCACCGATGCCTTCGACGACGAGCTCCAGGTCGCGATCCGCAATTACCAGCGCAACTTCGGCCTCAGCGTCACCGGGGAGCTGGACGCCGCCACCGTTTCCCAGATCATCACCCCTCGCTGCGGCGTCGGCGACTTCATCAACGGATCGTCCACCATCAACGGATCCGCCCACGGCCGCCACCTCTACTCCTACTTCCCCGGCCTCCCCCAGTGGCCCTTCTGGCGGCGTGATCTCAGGTACGCCATCACCGCCGCCTCCGACGTCTCCATCGACCGCTCCGTGCTGAGCGAGGTCCTGGCCCGGGCCTTCGCGCGGTGGGCCTCCGTCACCACGCTGACGTTCTCGGAGACGGATTCGGAGGCGGCGGCAGACATCCAGGTCGGGTTCTACCTGGGCTCGCACGGCGACGGGGAGCCGTTCGACGGGCGGCTGGGGACGCTGGCGCACGCGTTCTCGCCGACGGACGGGCGGCTGCACTTCGACGCGGCGGAGGCGTGGGTGGCGCGGGGGGACGTGGCGAAGGCGAGGTCGGACGCGGCGGTGGACTTGGAGTCGGTAGCGGTGCACGAGATCGGGCACCTGCTGGGGCTGGGCCACTCGACGGCGGCGGAGGCGATCATGTACCCGTCGCTGAGGACGCGGACGAGGAAGGTAGAGTTAGCGAGCGACGACGTGGAGGCGATTCAGAATCTGTACGGGAGCAACCCCAACTACCAGGGCGGCGCGGGGAGCACGCCGGAGAGCATCCCGGAGAGGAATGGGCCGGACGGAGGGCGGCGACGGTGGTTGACAATTTTGCCTATACTGGCCGTTGGATTGTGGTGGGAATAA